The Methanosphaera sp. BMS genome contains a region encoding:
- a CDS encoding valine--tRNA ligase has product MTNKEIPKDYDQSMEEELQDLWQKDNTYRFIGDGTKPTYIIDTPPPYPTGKLHMGHVLNWVYMDIIARFKRMNNFDVLFPQGWDCHGLPTEVKVEEIHGIKKNDVSREKFREYCIDLTHDNIEKMRKQMLSMGYSQDWSHEYITMLPENKYRTQLSFLELYDKDMIYQDIHPINWCPRCETAIAFAEVEYKDNTTKLNYVNFPATEGDGYATIATTRPELLCACVAVVVHPDDERYTNLHGKTVTLPIYEREVKIITDDSVDPEYGTGVVMICTFGDKTDVEWVTRYDLDVIDAISEDGHMLDVAGKYSGMEIKECRKAIIDDLKSEGYLTKQEDVDQNVGLCWRCKTPIEIMTKKQWFVAVKQMTDDIIKQASSMRWIPDHMYIRLENWANSMDWDWCISRQRIFATPIPVWYCDECHEVVLPSKEQLPVDPTIDQPDHACSCGCASFTAEEDVLDTWMDSSITPLTVADWPKPGWENVYPSTLRPQGHDIIRTWAFYTILRCYALTGEKPFDELVINGMVFGEDGHKMSKSLGNVIAPEEVITEYGADALRLWSANSVPGSDVPFAWKDIKHAYKFLRKFWNAFRFINMNLGGDVADSLSGDNIIDKWILSKLNRLNKIVTEAYEEYNFAKAEQAIYNFVWHDFCDEYIEAVKYRLYDEVDSTADAKYVLKNVIETVLKLMAPITPFFADMVNGYLGNESLELHIGGWPEIDEDLISDEAEQIGDYAIDIIDELRRYKSSHGIPLNQLLNTVNIYTDDVDVIEKSVDDIKNTNKVENILVQSGSPDLHEKVTKVEPVMSKVGPVFKQDAKKIIDYIANTNPEEIAKILAENGEVQVDNVAFTDEHITTESELVSKTGEVVDILKTEEYQVLLEVQQ; this is encoded by the coding sequence ATGACCAATAAAGAAATTCCAAAGGATTATGATCAATCAATGGAAGAAGAATTACAGGATTTATGGCAAAAAGACAACACATATCGTTTTATTGGTGATGGGACAAAACCTACCTATATCATAGATACCCCACCACCATACCCAACAGGAAAACTACACATGGGACATGTTCTAAACTGGGTATACATGGATATTATTGCACGTTTCAAACGTATGAACAATTTCGATGTGCTGTTTCCGCAGGGATGGGACTGTCATGGACTTCCAACAGAGGTAAAAGTGGAGGAAATTCATGGCATCAAGAAAAATGACGTATCAAGAGAAAAATTCAGGGAATACTGTATTGACCTAACCCATGACAACATAGAAAAAATGAGAAAACAGATGCTAAGTATGGGTTACTCACAGGACTGGAGTCACGAATACATTACAATGCTACCGGAAAACAAGTACAGAACCCAATTGTCCTTCCTGGAATTATATGATAAGGACATGATCTATCAGGACATCCACCCAATCAACTGGTGTCCACGTTGTGAAACTGCCATAGCATTTGCAGAAGTAGAATATAAGGATAACACTACAAAGCTAAACTATGTTAACTTCCCAGCTACCGAAGGTGACGGGTATGCTACAATAGCTACAACAAGGCCTGAACTTTTATGTGCATGTGTAGCAGTAGTTGTGCATCCCGATGATGAACGTTATACTAATCTTCATGGAAAAACAGTTACACTTCCAATATATGAACGTGAAGTAAAAATCATCACCGACGACTCAGTAGACCCTGAATATGGTACAGGGGTAGTAATGATCTGTACATTCGGGGATAAAACCGACGTTGAATGGGTTACCCGATATGATTTGGATGTAATTGATGCAATAAGTGAAGATGGACACATGCTTGATGTTGCCGGCAAATATTCTGGGATGGAAATCAAAGAATGCCGTAAAGCAATTATTGATGACTTAAAATCTGAAGGATATCTAACAAAACAGGAAGATGTAGACCAGAATGTGGGATTATGTTGGAGATGTAAAACACCAATAGAAATCATGACCAAAAAACAATGGTTTGTAGCGGTAAAGCAGATGACTGATGACATCATAAAACAGGCATCCAGCATGAGATGGATTCCTGATCATATGTACATAAGACTTGAAAATTGGGCTAACTCCATGGACTGGGACTGGTGTATATCAAGACAAAGAATATTCGCAACGCCTATACCAGTATGGTACTGTGATGAATGTCATGAAGTAGTACTTCCAAGCAAAGAACAACTACCGGTCGATCCAACAATAGACCAGCCGGACCATGCATGCAGCTGTGGATGTGCATCGTTTACAGCAGAGGAGGATGTGCTGGATACATGGATGGACAGTTCAATCACACCACTAACCGTGGCAGACTGGCCAAAGCCTGGATGGGAAAATGTATATCCGTCAACACTCAGACCACAAGGACACGACATTATACGTACGTGGGCATTCTATACCATTTTAAGATGTTATGCATTAACAGGCGAAAAACCATTCGATGAATTAGTAATAAACGGTATGGTATTCGGTGAAGACGGACATAAAATGAGTAAGTCCCTTGGAAATGTAATAGCACCTGAGGAAGTAATTACAGAGTACGGTGCAGATGCACTAAGACTATGGAGTGCTAACAGTGTACCAGGTTCAGACGTACCATTTGCATGGAAAGACATAAAACATGCATATAAGTTCCTCAGAAAATTCTGGAATGCATTCAGATTCATCAACATGAACCTCGGTGGTGATGTAGCCGATTCATTAAGTGGAGATAACATCATCGATAAATGGATATTGTCAAAACTCAACAGACTAAACAAGATAGTCACAGAGGCCTATGAAGAATATAACTTTGCCAAAGCAGAACAAGCAATATACAACTTCGTATGGCATGACTTCTGTGATGAATACATTGAAGCGGTAAAATACCGTCTATATGATGAAGTGGACTCAACAGCCGATGCTAAATATGTACTTAAAAATGTAATAGAAACTGTACTTAAACTAATGGCTCCAATAACACCATTCTTTGCAGATATGGTAAATGGATATCTTGGAAATGAATCCCTGGAATTACATATTGGTGGATGGCCTGAAATTGATGAAGACTTAATTAGTGATGAAGCAGAACAAATAGGAGACTATGCAATAGATATTATCGATGAACTCAGAAGATACAAATCATCACACGGAATACCATTAAATCAATTATTAAATACTGTAAACATCTACACCGATGATGTGGATGTAATAGAAAAATCAGTGGATGATATTAAAAATACTAACAAGGTGGAGAATATCCTGGTTCAATCAGGAAGTCCTGATTTACATGAAAAAGTAACCAAAGTAGAACCGGTAATGAGTAAAGTCGGACCGGTATTTAAACAGGATGCTAAAAAAATTATTGACTATATAGCAAACACAAATCCTGAAGAAATAGCAAAAATACTTGCAGAAAATGGCGAAGTACAGGTAGACAATGTAGCATTTACTGATGAACACATCACCACAGAATCAGAACTGGTTAGTAAAACTGGTGAAGTAGTGGATATTCTTAAAACAGAAGAATATCAAGTATTACTTGAAGTACAACAATAA
- a CDS encoding sugar phosphate nucleotidyltransferase has protein sequence MKAIILNSGVGSRLKEYTANNPKSMVQITNKDTIFSKAMKLLRKYDIDEFIITTGYLNEVLEEYIMENFSDLNFTFVHNPEYSSTNYIKSIDYINDFDEDTLLLHGDLVFDEEVLEMIVSSSVSSVVVDSSVNIPEKDFKAKVVENAVEKISVKYFGEDALSCQPLYKLTAHDWKIWKNKIHDYCQEGNTNVYAEEALNELLTDRIRLNAMDVKGYYCSEIDTVEDLNNYKELIGDAND, from the coding sequence ATGAAGGCAATTATTTTAAATTCAGGAGTAGGTTCAAGATTAAAAGAATATACTGCTAACAATCCAAAATCAATGGTACAAATAACCAATAAGGATACAATTTTTTCAAAAGCAATGAAGTTATTAAGAAAATATGATATTGATGAATTTATAATCACTACAGGCTACTTAAATGAAGTACTTGAAGAATATATTATGGAAAACTTTTCGGATTTAAATTTTACTTTTGTTCACAATCCTGAATACTCTTCAACCAACTATATTAAATCAATAGATTATATTAATGATTTTGATGAGGATACGTTACTGTTACATGGGGATTTAGTATTTGATGAGGAGGTTCTTGAAATGATTGTTTCTTCAAGTGTATCAAGTGTAGTTGTAGATAGTAGCGTTAATATACCTGAAAAGGATTTCAAAGCAAAAGTAGTTGAGAATGCAGTAGAAAAAATCAGCGTCAAATACTTTGGGGAGGATGCTCTAAGTTGTCAGCCTTTATATAAATTAACTGCACATGATTGGAAGATTTGGAAAAATAAAATTCACGATTATTGTCAAGAAGGAAATACCAATGTATATGCTGAAGAAGCATTAAATGAATTATTAACAGATAGAATAAGACTTAATGCAATGGATGTTAAAGGATATTATTGTTCTGAAATAGACACAGTTGAAGATTTGAATAATTATAAAGAATTGATAGGTGATGCAAATGACTAA
- the aepX gene encoding phosphoenolpyruvate mutase, translating to MTKKVYVAISADILHHGHINLIKKASEYGSLTVGVLTDEAIATYKRLPVLDFEERKFIISNIEGVDEVIAQNTLDYTENLLKLKPDYVVHGDDWQSNDQSSIRSKVIETLKEWGGELIEIPYTQGVSVDKLNEAVNETSSMPEVRRVKLKKLLKLKPIVKVMEAHNGLSALVVENAKVVKDDKIETFDAMWLSSLTDSTAKGKPDIELVDMTSRLNTIDEIMEVTTKPIILDGDTGGEIEHFVFNVKTLERIGVSAVIIEDKIGLKKNSLFGTEVEQTQDTIEHFALKISSAKKALTTDEFMIIARIESLILKQGMDDAITRAKAYVEAGADGIMIHSREKEPDEIFEFCEKFREFAPDLPLVVVPTSFNTVYEDEFARRGVNIVIYANHLIRSAYPAMMETAETILENNRCHEVDEKCLSIKKILTLIPDE from the coding sequence ATGACTAAAAAAGTATATGTAGCAATTAGTGCTGATATTTTACATCATGGACATATTAATTTAATTAAAAAGGCAAGCGAATATGGTAGTTTAACTGTTGGAGTACTTACAGATGAAGCAATTGCTACATATAAAAGATTACCAGTACTTGATTTTGAAGAACGTAAGTTTATCATCAGTAACATAGAAGGAGTTGATGAAGTAATAGCTCAAAACACTCTGGACTATACTGAAAATTTACTTAAATTAAAACCGGACTATGTAGTTCATGGTGATGACTGGCAAAGTAATGATCAAAGTTCCATTCGTTCTAAAGTAATAGAAACACTTAAAGAGTGGGGTGGGGAGTTAATAGAAATACCATACACTCAAGGTGTAAGTGTTGATAAACTTAACGAAGCAGTTAATGAAACATCTTCAATGCCAGAAGTTAGGAGAGTAAAACTTAAAAAATTACTCAAGCTCAAACCAATCGTTAAGGTAATGGAAGCACATAACGGACTAAGTGCCCTTGTAGTAGAAAACGCCAAGGTAGTTAAGGATGATAAGATAGAAACATTTGATGCAATGTGGCTATCCAGTCTAACCGATAGTACGGCAAAAGGAAAACCTGACATAGAACTGGTTGACATGACAAGCCGTCTTAACACTATTGATGAGATAATGGAAGTTACAACAAAACCAATAATACTTGATGGAGATACTGGTGGAGAAATAGAACACTTCGTTTTCAACGTCAAAACATTAGAACGTATAGGAGTATCTGCTGTCATAATCGAAGACAAAATAGGACTTAAGAAAAACTCATTGTTCGGTACGGAAGTAGAACAAACCCAGGATACAATAGAACACTTTGCACTTAAAATATCATCCGCCAAAAAGGCACTTACTACAGATGAATTCATGATAATTGCAAGAATCGAATCATTAATATTAAAACAGGGAATGGATGATGCAATAACTCGTGCTAAGGCATATGTTGAAGCAGGTGCTGATGGAATCATGATACACAGTCGTGAAAAGGAACCTGATGAGATATTTGAGTTTTGTGAGAAATTCCGTGAATTTGCACCGGATTTACCACTAGTTGTTGTACCTACCTCATTCAACACGGTTTATGAGGATGAATTTGCACGTCGTGGAGTAAATATTGTAATTTATGCAAATCACCTGATAAGAAGTGCATATCCTGCCATGATGGAGACAGCCGAGACAATACTTGAAAATAACCGCTGTCATGAAGTGGATGAAAAATGTCTATCAATTAAGAAAATATTGACATTAATACCTGATGAATAA